In a single window of the Amycolatopsis sp. cg5 genome:
- a CDS encoding DUF4192 domain-containing protein: MVTSAISQPTRPVIKLKDPGTLLAALPYLLGFHPECSVILIGHRAVRPARVGLVLRADLPPPEHHGDQAAQLAATLASSGDAGATIVVVGNHPALPPDGELPHAELAELLRDELGAFGLSVFHMMWVPEISSGARWRCYADPECGGALPELESTVAAATVTAGGKVTHRSRAALERLLDPPDQAAIERRRALLAEPPVYEDLSVDPTEKGCAVIRAGLVLATGRDLMLDDAQVVSLARALADPNVRDACLTTAVTPGSRTAKAAERLWLALVQALPSPEYVDAACLLAYAAYVRGDGAFARMAVERIRATVPDCGLAELMQVALDHAYPPDQMALLGRLDGFPDLSLPEEVP; the protein is encoded by the coding sequence ATGGTCACCTCAGCGATCTCCCAGCCCACCCGTCCCGTCATCAAGCTCAAGGACCCCGGCACCCTGCTCGCGGCCCTGCCCTACCTGCTCGGTTTCCATCCCGAGTGCTCGGTGATCCTCATCGGCCACCGGGCGGTGCGCCCCGCACGCGTCGGGCTGGTGCTCAGGGCCGACCTGCCACCACCCGAGCACCACGGCGACCAGGCGGCCCAGCTGGCCGCCACACTCGCGTCCTCCGGTGACGCGGGAGCCACGATCGTCGTGGTCGGCAACCATCCGGCCCTGCCACCGGACGGCGAACTGCCGCATGCCGAACTGGCCGAACTGCTGCGCGACGAGCTCGGCGCCTTCGGGTTGTCCGTGTTCCACATGATGTGGGTGCCCGAGATCAGCTCCGGCGCCCGCTGGCGGTGCTACGCCGACCCGGAGTGCGGGGGAGCGCTGCCCGAACTCGAATCGACGGTGGCCGCCGCGACCGTCACGGCGGGCGGCAAGGTCACCCATCGCAGCCGCGCCGCGCTGGAACGGCTGCTCGATCCACCCGACCAGGCGGCGATCGAGCGAAGACGGGCGCTGCTCGCCGAGCCGCCCGTGTACGAGGATTTGAGCGTCGACCCGACGGAGAAGGGTTGCGCGGTGATCAGGGCCGGGCTGGTGCTCGCCACCGGGCGCGACCTGATGCTCGACGATGCCCAGGTCGTCAGCCTCGCGAGGGCGCTGGCGGACCCGAACGTGCGCGACGCCTGCCTCACCACCGCGGTCACGCCGGGCAGCCGCACCGCCAAGGCGGCGGAACGGCTGTGGCTGGCGCTGGTGCAGGCGCTGCCTTCACCCGAGTACGTGGACGCGGCCTGCCTGCTGGCCTACGCGGCCTACGTCCGGGGCGACGGCGCCTTCGCGAGGATGGCGGTGGAGCGGATCCGCGCGACCGTGCCGGACTGCGGGCTGGCCGAGCTCATGCAGGTCGCGCTCGACCACGCGTACCCGCCGGACCAGATGGCCCTGCTCGGCAGGCTCGACGGATTTCCCGATCTGAGCCTGCCGGAGGAGGTGCCTTAG
- a CDS encoding M23 family metallopeptidase, with translation MSRLRRLAVLATAAILPALGVTLASTATAAAAPNFQVPFKCGVTVTAATFSGHNPGNSVDFQKSGITGMPVLVAAPGKVTRVENLGGASYGRWIEVDHGGGWRTRYAHLSRQDVSVGQTLAAAKQIGLAGDTGNVSGPHLHFEENLNGVTQKAVLNGVAVPYYAHKDFTSKNGCGGNPYTAEEACGDGFSVIDQQNVGSSGTTYLLYNSSTKQNCVITLKSVSLGTASPVSAFLEVQGSARVTDSGNFTYYAGPVKKAAGSTCVKWGGSVGSASYESPFEHCG, from the coding sequence ATGTCCAGGTTGCGACGTCTCGCGGTGCTCGCCACGGCCGCGATCCTGCCCGCGCTCGGCGTCACGCTCGCTTCGACCGCGACGGCCGCCGCCGCGCCGAACTTCCAGGTCCCGTTCAAATGCGGCGTCACGGTCACCGCGGCGACCTTCTCGGGGCACAACCCCGGCAACTCGGTCGACTTCCAGAAGAGCGGGATCACCGGGATGCCGGTGCTCGTCGCCGCGCCGGGCAAGGTGACCAGGGTCGAGAACCTGGGCGGCGCGAGCTACGGCCGCTGGATCGAGGTCGACCACGGCGGCGGCTGGCGCACCCGGTACGCGCACCTGTCCCGGCAGGACGTCTCGGTCGGGCAGACGCTCGCCGCGGCCAAGCAGATCGGCCTCGCCGGCGACACCGGCAACGTCAGCGGCCCGCACCTCCACTTCGAGGAAAACCTGAACGGCGTGACGCAGAAGGCCGTGCTGAACGGGGTCGCGGTGCCGTACTACGCGCACAAGGACTTCACCAGCAAGAACGGCTGCGGCGGCAACCCGTACACCGCCGAAGAGGCCTGCGGTGACGGCTTCTCGGTGATCGACCAGCAGAACGTCGGCAGCTCGGGCACCACCTACCTGCTCTACAACTCCTCGACCAAGCAGAACTGCGTGATCACGCTCAAGTCCGTGTCGCTCGGCACCGCCAGCCCGGTCTCGGCGTTCCTGGAGGTCCAGGGTTCCGCGCGGGTCACCGACAGCGGCAACTTCACCTACTACGCGGGGCCGGTGAAGAAGGCGGCGGGCTCGACCTGCGTCAAGTGGGGCGGTTCGGTGGGCTCGGCGAGCTACGAAAGCCCGTTCGAGCACTGCGGCTAG
- a CDS encoding Xaa-Pro dipeptidyl-peptidase → MSVLVAAAVALPLFSVAAQADPPPAPVFSGGQAQPVFSATDVVRDDVWVTAPVDSDHDGKDDLVHAEVVRPKATLQGMKVPVVYQASPYYAGGNDVANHNVDVELYEPGRPQRPAGPRVKANGVGPASITWRYEQYFVSRGFAVVYGESLGSGKSTGCPTTGDVNETIGAKAVVDWLNGRAAAKDATGKASKADWSTGKTGMMGVSYNGTLPNAVASTGVQGLETIVPIAAISSWYDYYRNDGATVAAGGFQGEDADVLAEYVYTRADRAICCPVIDQLVKAQDRVTGDYSRFWDVRNYRNDVAKVRASVLVVHGLNDWNVKTSQAAEWYELLKRHGVEHKIWLHQSGHADPYGLRRDAWLVTLNKWMSHYLYGVQNGIQNEPKATVQREDMSWTDEAEWPAPGTSDVSVYPWSGGSSKGTIDTRNPMPGKPVVEKLADDSSKTVEQLIDLPRSGNRLLYSTTAAKQAVRLSGTAKVDLAIAFDRPAANVTAVLVDRGPDGRSRVISRGWTDPQNYTDPAVTLPIRPGTTYHVEVGLIAKDYILAVGHKLEFALLSSDHDYTLRPKPGAGLALDLGRTSITLPVTGGKQALRAAF, encoded by the coding sequence GTGTCCGTTCTCGTCGCCGCCGCGGTGGCGCTGCCGCTGTTTTCCGTTGCCGCGCAAGCGGATCCGCCGCCCGCTCCGGTATTTTCCGGCGGCCAGGCGCAGCCGGTGTTCTCCGCCACCGACGTCGTCCGTGACGACGTGTGGGTGACCGCGCCGGTCGACAGCGACCACGACGGCAAGGACGACCTCGTGCACGCCGAGGTGGTGCGCCCCAAGGCCACTCTGCAGGGCATGAAGGTTCCCGTCGTTTATCAAGCGAGCCCGTACTACGCGGGTGGCAACGACGTCGCCAACCACAATGTCGATGTCGAGCTTTACGAGCCGGGACGTCCGCAACGCCCGGCAGGCCCGCGCGTCAAGGCCAACGGTGTCGGCCCCGCGTCGATCACCTGGCGCTACGAGCAGTACTTCGTCTCGCGTGGTTTCGCCGTCGTCTACGGCGAATCGCTCGGCAGCGGCAAGTCCACCGGCTGCCCGACCACCGGTGACGTCAACGAGACCATCGGCGCGAAGGCCGTCGTCGACTGGCTCAACGGCCGCGCCGCCGCCAAGGACGCCACGGGCAAGGCCTCGAAGGCCGACTGGAGCACCGGCAAGACCGGCATGATGGGCGTGTCCTACAACGGCACGCTGCCCAACGCGGTCGCCAGCACCGGTGTGCAGGGCCTGGAGACGATCGTCCCGATCGCCGCGATCTCCAGCTGGTACGACTACTACCGCAACGACGGCGCGACCGTCGCGGCGGGCGGGTTCCAGGGCGAGGACGCCGACGTGCTCGCCGAGTACGTCTACACCCGCGCCGACCGGGCGATCTGCTGCCCGGTGATCGACCAGCTCGTCAAGGCCCAGGACCGGGTCACCGGCGACTACAGCCGTTTCTGGGACGTCCGCAACTACCGCAACGACGTCGCGAAGGTTCGTGCCTCGGTGCTCGTCGTGCACGGGCTGAACGACTGGAACGTCAAGACCAGCCAGGCCGCCGAGTGGTACGAGCTGCTCAAGCGCCACGGCGTCGAGCACAAGATCTGGCTGCACCAGTCCGGCCACGCCGACCCGTACGGCCTGCGCCGCGACGCCTGGCTCGTCACGCTGAACAAGTGGATGTCGCACTACCTCTACGGCGTTCAGAACGGCATCCAGAACGAGCCGAAGGCGACCGTCCAGCGCGAGGACATGTCGTGGACCGACGAGGCCGAATGGCCCGCGCCCGGCACCTCGGACGTCAGCGTCTACCCGTGGTCCGGCGGATCGTCGAAGGGCACCATCGACACCCGCAACCCGATGCCGGGCAAGCCCGTCGTCGAGAAGCTCGCCGACGACTCGAGCAAGACCGTCGAGCAGCTGATCGACCTGCCCCGCTCCGGCAACCGCCTGCTGTACTCGACCACCGCGGCCAAGCAGGCGGTCCGCCTGTCCGGCACCGCGAAGGTCGACCTGGCGATCGCGTTCGACCGCCCCGCGGCCAACGTCACGGCGGTACTCGTCGACCGCGGCCCCGACGGCCGGTCCCGCGTCATCAGCCGCGGCTGGACCGACCCGCAGAACTACACCGACCCGGCGGTCACCCTGCCGATCCGGCCCGGCACCACGTACCACGTCGAGGTCGGGCTGATCGCCAAGGACTACATCCTTGCGGTGGGGCACAAGCTGGAGTTCGCGCTGCTTTCGAGCGACCACGACTACACGCTGCGGCCCAAGCCGGGCGCGGGTCTCGCGCTCGACCTGGGGCGGACCTCGATCACGCTCCCGGTCACCGGCGGCAAACAAGCCCTGCGCGCGGCCTTTTAA
- a CDS encoding DUF4139 domain-containing protein, with amino-acid sequence MPTELEAPITAVTVYPQQARITRRATAALDGRFVFTGLPQGLAPESVRVNGTGPASIVGVDVSTERHAEPIQDAVRDLLARRKELQADLDELADAEAVEQSRADLLTSLNRRSGIAFAKALANGKAGPERVAGVGNAIAEQLGDVLQRRRELAVKHTELDDAMAALDREMQARQSGTPDSTRVTVDLEPAQETGEITLELSYVVYGASWESTYDVRVRGDEVTLTWHGLISQNTGEDWPECDLALSTARPAATVSVPELDPWFLDRVRPVVPMAAAAPMRGFGGGGAAPASARMEKAADMAYSTATVEQGVAAATYRPTRPVAVPSDGSAHRTTVAVLQPESKLGYVTAPVRAEEAYLRAVVVNTSEHTLRPGNASIFHDAEFVGTTWLDPWAPGEEIELALGVDDRVRVERKLVRRSAGKATLSGTKRREAEYRTTIANHGPREARITVLDQVPVSRDDAIEVRDVRTSPEPVESTELGELTWQLTLAPGATGEVTLAFRVTVGKGVELSGWHE; translated from the coding sequence ATGCCGACCGAGCTGGAAGCGCCGATCACCGCCGTCACCGTCTACCCGCAGCAGGCCAGGATCACCAGGCGGGCGACGGCCGCGCTCGACGGCCGGTTCGTGTTCACCGGGCTGCCGCAGGGCCTCGCCCCCGAGTCGGTGCGCGTCAACGGCACCGGCCCCGCGTCGATCGTCGGTGTCGACGTGTCGACAGAGCGCCACGCCGAGCCGATCCAGGACGCGGTCCGCGACCTGCTGGCCCGCCGCAAGGAACTGCAGGCCGACCTCGACGAGCTGGCCGACGCGGAAGCCGTCGAGCAGTCGCGCGCCGACCTGCTCACCTCGCTCAACCGCCGCAGCGGCATCGCCTTCGCGAAGGCGCTCGCGAACGGCAAAGCCGGGCCCGAGCGGGTCGCGGGTGTCGGCAACGCGATCGCGGAGCAGCTCGGAGACGTCCTGCAGCGCCGCCGCGAGCTGGCGGTGAAGCACACCGAGCTCGACGACGCGATGGCCGCGCTCGACCGGGAAATGCAGGCACGCCAAAGCGGAACGCCCGACAGCACGCGGGTCACCGTCGACCTGGAGCCGGCGCAGGAGACCGGCGAGATCACCCTCGAACTGTCCTATGTGGTCTATGGCGCGAGCTGGGAGTCGACCTACGACGTGCGGGTGCGCGGCGACGAGGTCACGCTCACCTGGCATGGCCTGATCAGCCAGAACACCGGCGAGGACTGGCCGGAATGCGACCTCGCGCTGTCCACCGCGCGCCCGGCAGCGACGGTCTCGGTGCCCGAGCTGGACCCGTGGTTCCTCGACCGCGTGCGGCCGGTGGTGCCGATGGCCGCCGCCGCGCCGATGCGGGGCTTCGGTGGCGGCGGCGCCGCGCCGGCGAGCGCGCGGATGGAGAAGGCCGCGGACATGGCCTACAGCACGGCGACCGTCGAGCAGGGCGTCGCCGCGGCGACGTACCGGCCGACGCGGCCGGTCGCGGTGCCGTCCGACGGCTCGGCGCACCGGACCACGGTCGCCGTGCTCCAGCCGGAGTCGAAGCTCGGCTACGTGACCGCGCCGGTGCGCGCGGAGGAGGCGTACCTGCGCGCCGTCGTGGTCAACACCTCGGAGCACACCCTGCGCCCCGGCAACGCCTCGATCTTCCACGACGCGGAATTCGTCGGGACCACCTGGCTCGACCCGTGGGCGCCCGGCGAGGAGATCGAACTGGCGCTCGGCGTCGACGACCGGGTGCGCGTCGAGCGCAAGCTCGTCCGCCGCAGCGCGGGCAAGGCGACGCTGTCCGGCACGAAGCGGCGTGAGGCCGAGTACCGCACGACCATCGCCAACCACGGCCCGCGCGAAGCGCGGATCACCGTGCTGGACCAGGTCCCGGTGTCCCGCGACGACGCGATCGAGGTCCGCGACGTCCGCACTTCGCCGGAGCCGGTGGAGTCGACCGAGCTCGGCGAGCTCACCTGGCAGCTGACGCTCGCGCCCGGCGCGACCGGCGAAGTGACGCTGGCGTTCCGGGTCACCGTCGGCAAGGGGGTCGAGCTGAGCGGCTGGCACGAATGA
- a CDS encoding DUF2293 domain-containing protein translates to MSKLRTRVVTAAEECLARNKFVAPVTVVCSLGWLKSARVDEWRQGRLRHLDSAIAVDTPKLAEALEHLTDWARQQGLQPSDTAYLAATRDHHQLRFTASAEESIERAFQRHWLSPDLTEKRREQLEARQNKAPDLVVISPLNAWTCASCRMPSAEGEFVYMEDGKPLCLTCADFNHLLYLPAGNAALSRRAKKESTLSALVMRFNKRRKRYERQGILIEQAALEAAESQCFADEEVRSRRRERDAERRAVQDVEFQAAMAVAIVESFPGCPEDRARSIAEHAGTRGSGRVGRTAAGRALDENAVRLAVIASIRHEDTPYDDLLMSGVPRADARERIRDEISAVLVGWGGLPL, encoded by the coding sequence ATGAGCAAGCTGCGCACCCGTGTCGTGACCGCGGCCGAGGAATGCTTGGCGCGCAACAAGTTCGTCGCACCTGTGACGGTCGTGTGCAGTCTCGGCTGGCTCAAGTCGGCGCGTGTCGACGAGTGGCGGCAGGGCAGGCTCCGGCACCTCGACTCGGCGATCGCCGTCGACACTCCTAAGCTCGCCGAAGCGTTAGAGCATTTGACAGACTGGGCGCGGCAGCAAGGCTTACAACCCAGTGACACGGCTTATCTCGCCGCGACGCGCGATCACCACCAGCTGCGGTTCACGGCGAGCGCCGAGGAATCGATCGAGCGCGCGTTCCAACGCCACTGGCTTTCGCCCGATCTGACGGAGAAGCGGCGCGAGCAGCTCGAAGCCCGGCAGAACAAGGCGCCCGATCTCGTGGTCATCTCGCCGCTGAACGCGTGGACGTGCGCGAGCTGCCGGATGCCGAGCGCCGAGGGCGAGTTCGTCTACATGGAGGACGGCAAGCCTCTCTGCCTGACGTGCGCGGACTTCAACCATCTGCTGTACCTGCCCGCGGGCAACGCGGCGCTGTCACGGCGCGCTAAGAAGGAGAGCACGCTCTCCGCGCTCGTGATGCGCTTTAACAAGCGCCGTAAACGTTATGAGCGCCAAGGGATCCTGATCGAGCAGGCCGCGCTGGAAGCCGCCGAGAGCCAGTGCTTCGCCGACGAGGAGGTCCGCTCACGACGGCGTGAGCGTGACGCGGAACGGCGCGCGGTGCAGGACGTCGAGTTCCAGGCCGCGATGGCCGTGGCGATCGTCGAGTCCTTCCCAGGCTGCCCTGAGGACCGGGCGCGGTCCATCGCCGAGCACGCGGGCACCAGGGGCAGCGGACGTGTCGGGCGGACCGCGGCCGGCCGCGCGCTCGACGAGAACGCGGTCCGGCTCGCGGTGATCGCCTCGATCCGGCATGAGGACACGCCGTACGACGACCTGCTGATGTCCGGCGTGCCTCGCGCGGACGCGCGTGAGCGCATCCGCGACGAGATCAGCGCCGTGCTGGTCGGCTGGGGCGGCCTACCCCTGTGA
- a CDS encoding CBS domain-containing protein, whose protein sequence is MRISDVLRSKGAAVATVLPETLVTELLRRLADNNVGAMVVVGVDGIAGIVSERDVVRRLTEHGPELLSMPVSAIMTTMVASCRPEDSVDSLSALMTEKRIRHVPVVVDGKLVGIVSIGDVVKIRMQELEQSQEQLQAYISQG, encoded by the coding sequence ATGCGCATTTCCGATGTGTTGCGGAGCAAGGGCGCGGCGGTGGCGACTGTTTTGCCGGAGACACTCGTGACCGAGTTGCTGCGCAGACTGGCGGACAACAACGTCGGCGCCATGGTCGTGGTGGGCGTCGACGGGATCGCGGGCATCGTCTCCGAGCGTGACGTCGTGCGGCGGCTGACCGAGCACGGACCCGAACTGCTGTCCATGCCGGTCTCCGCGATCATGACCACGATGGTGGCCAGCTGCCGCCCCGAGGACTCGGTCGACTCGCTGTCGGCGCTGATGACCGAGAAGCGCATCCGGCACGTGCCGGTGGTCGTCGACGGCAAACTGGTCGGCATCGTCAGCATCGGCGACGTCGTCAAGATCCGCATGCAGGAGCTGGAGCAGAGCCAGGAGCAGCTGCAGGCCTACATCTCACAGGGGTAG
- a CDS encoding GNAT family N-acetyltransferase has protein sequence MIHTATAADIALLPELEDASDSMFTDVVFPPGSIFDELGDEHTVLVAGDPPIGFAVFGPLGDHLHLHQLSVHPDHGRRGVGSALLAATVEGAAAPFTLTTFEHIPWNMPWYLARGWDRFPREEWGAELAAQVEAERVAGLDDLGARVVLRRTP, from the coding sequence ATGATCCACACCGCGACCGCGGCCGACATCGCCCTGCTGCCGGAGCTGGAAGACGCGTCGGACTCGATGTTCACCGACGTCGTGTTCCCGCCCGGCAGCATCTTCGACGAACTCGGCGACGAGCACACCGTCCTGGTCGCCGGTGATCCGCCGATCGGGTTCGCCGTCTTCGGACCGCTCGGTGACCACCTGCATCTGCACCAGCTTTCGGTGCACCCGGACCACGGGCGCCGCGGCGTCGGCTCGGCGCTGCTCGCCGCCACCGTCGAAGGCGCCGCGGCGCCGTTCACGCTGACGACGTTCGAGCACATCCCGTGGAACATGCCCTGGTACCTCGCGCGCGGCTGGGACCGCTTCCCGCGCGAGGAGTGGGGCGCGGAGCTGGCCGCTCAGGTCGAGGCCGAGCGGGTGGCGGGGCTCGATGATCTCGGCGCGCGGGTGGTGCTGCGGAGAACGCCCTGA
- a CDS encoding PLP-dependent aminotransferase family protein — protein sequence MDVHIEFEPGGGRRDEIYRQLRAAILDGRLRAGDPLPPTRELAKRVEVSRNTVSAAYDRLTAEGFLEARVGSGTFVRDGAGRAVRPEPSARSPLRPVEIWDAMPDAPRSFVTTAEFDFRAGVPDLRRFPFDTWRRLVANQLRESAADVLTYGDPQGHPKLRAAIARQIGLSRGVRAEPDDVLVTGGAQQAIDLIARILLRPGEHAAVEDPGYPPPRLLFQTLGARVHAVPVDDEGLVVDAIPAGCRLVYVTPSHQYPFGTAMSLRRRLALLDWAERHDAAIIEDDYDTEFRYAGRPLEPLHSLDSSNRVLYIGSFSKVLAPGLRLGFLVAPPSLRVALTKAKSLTDWQTSNPIQAALAQFMDEGGFARHVRASRREYEARHALVGRVLARDFAGLLTPIPSSAGLHVSAFASTDMRPIVKAARKAGIRLYSLEGFTARKEEVHGLVFGYGAIPLDRIEPGLRRLRGLMGEP from the coding sequence GTGGACGTCCACATCGAGTTCGAACCCGGCGGCGGGCGGCGCGACGAGATCTACCGGCAGCTGCGGGCCGCGATCCTCGACGGCAGGCTGCGCGCCGGTGACCCGCTGCCGCCGACCAGGGAGTTGGCCAAGCGCGTCGAGGTCTCCCGCAACACCGTCAGCGCCGCCTACGACCGGCTGACCGCCGAGGGTTTCCTCGAAGCGCGCGTCGGGTCGGGCACCTTCGTCCGTGACGGCGCCGGGCGAGCCGTCCGGCCGGAACCCAGTGCGCGCTCGCCGCTGCGGCCGGTCGAGATCTGGGACGCCATGCCGGACGCGCCGCGCAGCTTCGTGACGACGGCCGAGTTCGACTTCAGGGCGGGTGTGCCCGATCTGCGCCGGTTCCCGTTCGACACCTGGCGGCGGCTCGTCGCCAATCAGCTGCGCGAGTCGGCCGCGGACGTGCTGACCTACGGCGACCCGCAGGGCCACCCGAAGCTGCGCGCGGCGATCGCCCGGCAGATCGGGCTTTCCCGGGGCGTCCGCGCCGAGCCGGACGACGTGCTCGTCACCGGCGGCGCGCAACAGGCGATCGACCTGATCGCACGGATCCTGTTGCGGCCGGGCGAACACGCGGCCGTCGAAGATCCCGGCTACCCGCCGCCGAGGCTGCTGTTCCAGACGCTCGGCGCGCGGGTGCACGCGGTGCCGGTCGACGACGAGGGACTGGTCGTCGACGCGATCCCGGCCGGATGCCGCCTGGTCTACGTGACGCCTTCGCACCAGTATCCGTTCGGCACGGCGATGTCGCTGCGGCGACGGCTCGCGCTGCTCGACTGGGCCGAGCGCCACGACGCGGCGATCATCGAGGACGACTACGACACCGAGTTCCGCTACGCCGGACGGCCGCTGGAACCGTTGCACAGCCTCGATTCCAGTAACCGGGTGCTCTACATCGGATCGTTTTCGAAGGTGCTCGCGCCAGGGCTGCGGCTCGGCTTCCTGGTCGCGCCACCGTCACTGCGTGTGGCGCTGACGAAGGCCAAGTCGTTGACGGACTGGCAAACCTCGAACCCGATACAAGCCGCGCTCGCGCAGTTCATGGACGAGGGCGGGTTCGCGCGGCACGTACGCGCGAGCCGTCGCGAATACGAGGCACGCCACGCGCTCGTCGGCCGGGTGCTCGCCAGGGATTTCGCCGGGCTCCTCACGCCGATCCCGTCTTCGGCGGGCCTGCACGTCAGCGCGTTCGCGTCCACCGACATGCGCCCGATCGTCAAAGCGGCGCGGAAAGCGGGGATCCGGCTGTACTCGCTGGAGGGCTTCACGGCCCGAAAAGAAGAGGTCCACGGCCTCGTTTTCGGTTACGGTGCGATTCCTCTTGACCGCATCGAACCAGGTCTGCGCCGGTTGCGCGGCCTGATGGGGGAGCCATGA
- a CDS encoding TIGR03086 family metal-binding protein — MDIRDLDRRSLDVIDKLLAGATEADLGRPTPCSGWTLADLLRHQISENHAFATAAREGAAPDWDGGTLGDDAFASYSRSVEDALTAFDEGTAPTMTIREFGDFPAAIALRMHLVDSVAHGWDIARALGQPYEPDSEALAEALRFVANIPTEREPGGSFAPVVATPSTAPELDRFLGLLGRDPGWVS; from the coding sequence ATGGATATCCGAGACCTGGATCGCCGCTCACTCGACGTCATCGACAAGCTCCTCGCCGGCGCCACCGAGGCGGACCTCGGCCGCCCCACGCCCTGCTCCGGCTGGACTCTCGCCGACCTGCTCCGCCACCAGATCAGCGAGAACCACGCCTTCGCGACCGCCGCGCGCGAGGGCGCCGCGCCCGACTGGGACGGCGGCACGCTCGGCGACGACGCGTTCGCGTCCTACAGCCGCTCGGTCGAGGACGCGCTCACCGCGTTCGACGAGGGCACGGCCCCGACCATGACGATCCGCGAGTTCGGCGACTTCCCCGCCGCGATCGCGCTGCGGATGCACCTGGTCGACTCCGTCGCGCACGGCTGGGACATCGCGCGCGCTCTCGGCCAGCCCTACGAACCCGACTCCGAAGCGCTCGCCGAGGCACTGCGCTTCGTCGCGAACATCCCGACCGAGCGCGAACCCGGCGGCAGCTTCGCGCCGGTCGTGGCGACGCCGTCCACCGCGCCGGAGCTGGACCGGTTCCTCGGCCTGCTCGGCCGCGACCCCGGCTGGGTCAGCTGA
- a CDS encoding neutral zinc metallopeptidase, producing the protein MNLSGNDPAEGARPEPPPVVAEVPRSTYAPLVSDDYLAWAPPAYPQPKRGLKTGSRVIIGLFAAALVFVAGAVVVDASRTVSGHALPAPNAESELAKSKAGEKPGAKVAKVLETDKNPILGEGISLTKVTCTLPQISKNDAELLAFYKAALVCLEEAWKPVLDQVNEPHMNVNLEIELPASSRCGEAPDSKKAMAYYCPGDLTIYLPREWMLSAVGTNKGAHLATLAHEYGHHVQHESGMLAAISDQMESKDESSPGDQQRVRRIELQANCFGALFIAAAAGRGGISAATANSAVADYGNTANSETHGSRANQGKWAQRGYSEKTTASCNTWSASAGEVS; encoded by the coding sequence ATGAATCTTTCGGGGAACGACCCTGCCGAGGGAGCACGGCCGGAACCACCGCCCGTGGTCGCCGAGGTGCCTCGGAGCACCTACGCGCCGTTGGTCTCCGACGACTACCTGGCGTGGGCGCCACCCGCGTACCCGCAGCCGAAGCGCGGGCTCAAGACCGGCTCCCGGGTGATCATCGGGCTGTTCGCCGCCGCGCTCGTGTTCGTCGCGGGCGCCGTCGTCGTCGACGCGTCACGCACGGTGAGCGGCCACGCGCTACCCGCGCCCAACGCCGAGTCCGAGCTCGCGAAGTCCAAGGCGGGGGAGAAGCCGGGCGCGAAGGTCGCCAAGGTGCTCGAGACCGACAAGAACCCGATCCTCGGTGAAGGCATCTCGCTGACGAAGGTCACCTGCACGCTGCCGCAGATCAGCAAGAACGACGCCGAGCTGCTCGCCTTCTACAAGGCCGCGCTCGTCTGCCTCGAAGAGGCGTGGAAGCCGGTGCTCGACCAGGTCAACGAGCCGCACATGAACGTCAACCTGGAGATCGAGCTGCCCGCGTCGAGCCGCTGCGGCGAGGCGCCGGACAGCAAGAAGGCCATGGCCTACTACTGCCCCGGCGACCTCACCATCTACCTGCCCCGCGAGTGGATGCTCAGCGCCGTCGGCACCAACAAGGGCGCGCACCTCGCGACGCTCGCGCACGAGTACGGCCACCACGTGCAGCACGAGAGCGGCATGCTCGCCGCGATCAGCGACCAGATGGAGTCGAAGGACGAGTCGAGCCCCGGTGACCAGCAACGCGTCCGCCGTATCGAGCTGCAGGCGAACTGCTTCGGCGCGCTGTTCATCGCGGCCGCCGCCGGGCGCGGCGGGATCTCGGCGGCGACCGCCAACTCCGCGGTCGCCGACTACGGCAACACCGCCAACAGCGAGACCCACGGCAGCCGGGCCAACCAGGGCAAGTGGGCCCAGCGCGGGTACTCGGAGAAGACCACCGCGTCCTGCAACACCTGGTCGGCCTCGGCGGGCGAGGTCAGCTGA